One part of the Parabacteroides distasonis ATCC 8503 genome encodes these proteins:
- a CDS encoding FAD-dependent oxidoreductase, translating into MERIVNHPILTIPQEGEHTFLFNGKPVTGMKGFTIAAALHQAGYPVHSHSVNGRNRSLNCGIGKCGACEMLVDGEVKRICITKVDNVKEVSEITVQNYTTDSQIEPREEPVEIYRTDVAIIGAGPAGLACRETLKELGLNSIVIDSNDKIGGQFLMQTHAFFFFEKERRFGGMRGFDIAKTLAGDDHSGIFLHSTVWDILQNKRIAVKDMLNHKNFYVEAQALIVATGAVPFMPTFENDDVPGVYTAAVVQKMMNAEFTLLGKNILTVGAGNIGYLTSYQLMQAGAKVKAILEAMPHEGGFPVQANRIRRLGIPIYTSHMLLKAIPNLDRTGITGAVVCECENFKPIPGTEKVIDGIDVINICTGLIPDNQLLTKGQYTFGKRCAGVGDAVRIGEGTTAVLRGKQAAYEIAQELGVRFNYNDYLQISKEYIDSQQHPIRIKEESPRPTPERQAQRPFVRLDCLYGFACNPCSFACPQKAITKSSTSVTPEIDYEKCTGCMQCVSHCPGLAIFGYDTRKQNLFLPVEYEVEVGAEVWLVDDNGKKQGEGIIEKVLKKPTKTNVARVKAAGMENDALLNITGFIVKENYPEEIDFKQEPECESETYVCHCEDVSLDELLSAIGDRKYISVDEVKHITRLGMGPCRGKRCIPRLRMKLREKGIELVGDATPRAPLSTRFVLGEMYPQRQIADTYKVDSGKQVRKTEVLIAGGGIGGSALFRYFAEAGKKTVLINADRGSSWRNIGGGRPAFSIPELAEIARNNQTIFEETQKEYDIHYREIRYITFAHDEATYNDLERSCGWSNAYLIDKKDFQKEVSPYFNTNQNTYFAAQISQHCWQATPGRVIDFIRNKGKERQGEVWEDTHLVEVHKNGRKYHVLLYTHDKRYIEYECDHFVNALGYSAERFARMLGLYTGLYPVKHQALITHRLPNLGKNGDILDMLIDRRKRNDFSAVYGQQFAETGQIIACASPAVDAKAEISNFDELKFNTRRFMEIISEVFCDWIPSLATVPVQATWSGYYVEPRYIIDPDNGLFVGLQGHGFMLAQYLAKLYVDKALGRTVPDYMERLRLDGDGISEKAFK; encoded by the coding sequence ATGGAAAGAATCGTTAATCATCCTATTTTAACAATTCCACAAGAGGGAGAACACACTTTTTTATTCAATGGCAAACCCGTAACGGGAATGAAGGGTTTTACCATCGCCGCCGCCTTACATCAGGCCGGCTATCCAGTACACAGTCATAGCGTAAATGGCCGCAATCGTTCGCTGAATTGCGGTATCGGTAAATGTGGCGCCTGCGAAATGCTGGTAGACGGAGAAGTAAAGCGTATCTGTATTACGAAAGTAGACAATGTAAAGGAAGTATCGGAAATAACAGTACAGAATTATACGACAGATTCCCAAATAGAACCCAGAGAAGAACCGGTAGAGATCTATCGAACAGATGTGGCCATCATTGGTGCCGGCCCCGCTGGATTAGCTTGTAGGGAAACCTTAAAAGAACTAGGCTTGAACAGCATCGTAATCGATAGCAATGATAAGATCGGCGGTCAATTTTTGATGCAAACCCATGCATTTTTCTTTTTCGAGAAAGAGCGGCGCTTTGGGGGTATGCGTGGTTTCGATATCGCGAAAACTTTAGCCGGAGACGACCACTCTGGTATTTTCTTACATTCTACGGTCTGGGATATCCTACAAAATAAGCGTATCGCCGTAAAAGACATGCTTAACCATAAAAATTTCTATGTAGAAGCTCAAGCCTTGATAGTCGCTACCGGTGCGGTTCCTTTTATGCCGACCTTCGAGAATGATGATGTGCCCGGAGTTTATACAGCGGCAGTCGTACAGAAAATGATGAACGCTGAATTCACGTTACTCGGCAAAAACATATTGACAGTAGGCGCCGGTAATATAGGTTACCTAACGTCCTACCAATTGATGCAAGCCGGAGCGAAAGTCAAGGCTATTTTAGAGGCGATGCCCCATGAAGGTGGATTTCCGGTACAAGCGAATCGAATTCGCCGCCTTGGCATACCTATTTATACCTCTCATATGCTTTTGAAAGCCATTCCAAACCTGGATCGGACAGGTATCACCGGCGCGGTTGTCTGCGAATGCGAGAACTTCAAGCCAATCCCGGGAACAGAGAAAGTGATCGATGGTATTGATGTCATTAATATATGTACAGGATTGATTCCCGACAACCAATTGCTAACCAAAGGCCAATATACATTTGGAAAACGTTGTGCCGGCGTAGGTGATGCCGTACGGATCGGAGAAGGTACTACCGCCGTACTAAGAGGAAAGCAAGCCGCTTATGAGATCGCCCAAGAGCTAGGCGTACGTTTCAACTACAACGATTACTTACAAATATCTAAGGAATACATCGACTCCCAGCAACATCCGATCCGCATCAAGGAAGAGTCCCCAAGGCCCACTCCCGAGCGTCAAGCCCAACGCCCTTTCGTTCGCTTGGATTGCTTATACGGTTTCGCTTGTAACCCTTGCTCTTTCGCTTGTCCTCAAAAGGCAATCACCAAAAGCTCCACCAGCGTAACGCCCGAGATCGATTACGAAAAATGTACCGGCTGTATGCAATGCGTATCCCATTGTCCGGGGCTGGCTATTTTCGGCTACGATACCCGGAAGCAAAACTTATTCTTACCGGTAGAATACGAGGTAGAAGTAGGTGCCGAGGTGTGGCTTGTCGATGATAACGGGAAGAAACAAGGCGAAGGTATCATTGAGAAAGTATTAAAGAAGCCGACAAAAACAAACGTGGCCCGTGTGAAAGCGGCAGGAATGGAAAACGATGCCTTATTGAATATCACAGGATTCATCGTAAAAGAAAACTATCCGGAGGAGATCGACTTCAAGCAAGAGCCGGAGTGTGAGTCGGAGACCTATGTTTGCCATTGCGAGGACGTATCTTTGGACGAGCTACTTTCCGCCATTGGGGATCGTAAATATATCTCCGTCGACGAGGTAAAACATATCACCCGCCTAGGAATGGGGCCATGCCGTGGAAAACGCTGCATACCCCGCCTACGCATGAAACTAAGGGAAAAAGGTATCGAACTGGTAGGCGACGCTACCCCCCGTGCTCCCCTATCTACTCGCTTCGTCCTAGGGGAAATGTATCCACAGCGTCAGATAGCGGATACCTATAAAGTAGATTCTGGAAAGCAGGTTCGTAAGACGGAAGTCTTAATCGCCGGCGGAGGTATAGGTGGTAGCGCATTGTTCCGTTATTTTGCGGAAGCCGGTAAAAAGACCGTGCTTATTAATGCGGATCGAGGATCATCATGGCGTAATATCGGTGGTGGTCGTCCAGCGTTCTCGATCCCCGAATTAGCGGAGATCGCCCGTAATAACCAAACGATATTCGAGGAGACACAAAAAGAATACGATATCCATTACCGTGAGATACGCTATATCACGTTCGCCCACGACGAGGCTACCTACAATGATCTGGAACGTTCCTGCGGTTGGTCCAACGCTTATTTGATCGACAAGAAAGACTTTCAGAAAGAGGTATCCCCCTACTTCAACACGAACCAAAACACCTATTTCGCCGCACAAATCTCCCAGCATTGTTGGCAAGCTACCCCGGGGCGTGTGATAGACTTTATACGAAACAAAGGCAAAGAGCGGCAAGGTGAGGTTTGGGAAGACACACACCTAGTGGAAGTACACAAAAACGGTAGAAAATATCACGTCTTATTATATACGCATGATAAGCGATACATCGAATACGAATGCGATCATTTCGTGAACGCCCTCGGTTATAGCGCCGAGCGTTTCGCCCGCATGCTAGGCCTTTACACCGGCCTCTATCCGGTCAAGCACCAAGCGTTGATTACCCATCGCCTACCGAATCTGGGTAAAAACGGGGATATCCTCGATATGTTGATAGACCGCCGGAAACGTAACGACTTCTCCGCTGTCTACGGTCAGCAATTCGCCGAGACCGGACAGATTATCGCTTGCGCCTCCCCCGCTGTCGACGCTAAAGCGGAGATCAGCAACTTTGATGAGTTGAAGTTTAATACCCGTCGTTTCATGGAGATCATCTCCGAGGTGTTCTGCGATTGGATTCCATCGTTAGCCACAGTACCCGTACAAGCCACATGGTCCGGTTATTATGTAGAGCCTCGCTACATTATCGATCCGGATAACGGACTATTCGTAGGTTTGCAAGGTCACGGCTTCATGCTCGCTCAATACTTGGCTAAACTATACGTAGATAAAGCGTTAGGCCGTACCGTTCCGGATTATATGGAGCGATTGAGGCTCGATGGAGACGGAATTAGTGAGAAAGCTTTCAAATAA
- a CDS encoding sodium ion-translocating decarboxylase subunit beta, with amino-acid sequence MRNTFLTVPIVSALELTLNENASDAMVGGAVTQNDKFQVKYGDYS; translated from the coding sequence ATGAGGAACACTTTTCTAACGGTTCCTATCGTTAGCGCACTAGAATTAACATTAAATGAAAACGCTTCCGACGCTATGGTTGGTGGAGCGGTTACTCAAAACGACAAATTTCAAGTAAAATACGGCGATTACTCCTAA
- a CDS encoding DUF2975 domain-containing protein — MKRISTAFLQTVIVLIGIVALIILIWFPLTEGRATHLDLFSTYADPFILYGYGASMAFFVALYNAFRLLGYIGQNKVFSTNSVKNLKNIKHCAILLSILIVVAGLFIRLTHNTEDDPAGFLAICIVTTFVAIVVATAVAVFEKLLQNAIDMKSENDLTV, encoded by the coding sequence ATGAAAAGAATTTCAACAGCATTTCTTCAAACAGTTATTGTTCTTATCGGTATTGTGGCACTTATTATTTTGATTTGGTTTCCCTTAACTGAGGGACGAGCCACACACCTAGATTTATTTAGTACTTACGCTGATCCATTTATCTTATATGGATATGGAGCGTCAATGGCTTTTTTTGTTGCGTTGTACAATGCTTTTAGGTTGCTCGGTTATATTGGGCAAAATAAAGTATTTTCAACAAACTCTGTAAAGAATTTAAAGAACATAAAGCATTGTGCGATCTTACTAAGTATTTTAATCGTGGTGGCAGGACTATTTATAAGGTTGACCCATAATACAGAAGATGACCCCGCAGGTTTTCTTGCCATTTGTATCGTAACTACTTTTGTCGCTATCGTAGTTGCGACAGCCGTGGCTGTATTTGAAAAATTATTGCAAAATGCGATAGATATGAAATCAGAGAATGACTTAACAGTTTAA
- a CDS encoding helix-turn-helix domain-containing protein, translating into MPIIVNLDVMMAKRKISLNELSERVGLTLSNLSILKTGKAKAIRFSTLEAICRALDCQPSDILEYVNDEKKTT; encoded by the coding sequence ATGCCTATTATTGTAAACTTAGATGTAATGATGGCAAAGCGGAAGATTTCTTTGAACGAACTTTCTGAAAGAGTTGGTTTGACATTATCTAACCTTTCTATCTTAAAAACGGGAAAGGCGAAAGCAATTCGTTTTAGTACCCTAGAGGCAATTTGTAGAGCATTAGACTGTCAGCCAAGCGACATTTTGGAATATGTAAATGATGAGAAAAAAACAACATAA
- a CDS encoding DUF1622 domain-containing protein has translation MLTVFLNTLATIISVTSLLIVTYGALIGVISFFRNELKRLTGNYSITNIRKLRAVFGTYLLLGLEFLIASDILKTVLEPTLNELAILGGIVVLRTVLSVFLNKEIKELETENKDTE, from the coding sequence ATGCTTACTGTTTTTTTAAATACCTTAGCGACAATAATAAGTGTGACAAGCCTTCTGATTGTCACCTATGGTGCATTAATCGGAGTCATCTCATTTTTCAGAAATGAGCTTAAGCGACTTACTGGTAATTATTCCATTACTAACATAAGAAAACTAAGAGCTGTATTCGGTACATACTTACTTCTCGGACTAGAATTTTTGATAGCGTCAGATATCTTAAAAACAGTATTGGAGCCAACACTTAATGAATTGGCCATTTTAGGTGGAATAGTCGTGCTGAGAACAGTTCTGTCTGTCTTTCTGAATAAAGAGATCAAGGAACTAGAAACTGAAAATAAAGATACCGAGTAG
- a CDS encoding YecH family metal-binding protein — protein MEQLHAHEVLHMMEGNSYSEASLKEAIVKTFGEDQRFYTCSAENMDADELIVFLKQKGKFMPVENGFTVDITKVCNH, from the coding sequence ATGGAACAGTTACATGCACACGAAGTCCTTCATATGATGGAGGGTAATAGTTATTCAGAAGCTTCTTTAAAAGAAGCGATCGTTAAGACTTTTGGTGAGGATCAGCGTTTCTATACTTGTTCGGCGGAAAATATGGATGCGGATGAGTTAATCGTATTTCTGAAACAAAAGGGGAAATTCATGCCTGTCGAAAATGGTTTCACGGTAGATATTACAAAGGTTTGTAATCATTAA
- a CDS encoding DUF3078 domain-containing protein has translation MKRIFFMTLFVALTTITYSQTDDKGYEEGKWVLKGVTGLNLSQTAMSNWSAGGENSVAGNAYLNGALTHKSGDWLWVTNLALDYGLSKTKSQGMRKSTDNITLSTQLGYSTNNVWYYTLMGDLNTQFAKGYNYPDKTHYISNFFAPAYSNISVGMEYRPKSNYSVYLSPASTKMTFVEDDYLSELGAFGVDPGDRFRMEWGAYLKARAELTVMENVNLITTADFFTPYSDQFGNIDVNWDVLISMKINKFLSATLNTTLKYDNDVKTFEDNGEKRGAKVQFKEILGIGVAYNF, from the coding sequence ATGAAACGTATATTCTTCATGACATTGTTTGTCGCATTAACGACAATCACATATAGTCAAACGGATGATAAAGGATATGAGGAAGGCAAATGGGTACTGAAAGGTGTGACAGGTTTGAACTTGTCGCAAACGGCGATGTCGAATTGGTCGGCTGGCGGTGAGAACTCTGTTGCCGGAAATGCGTATCTGAATGGGGCATTAACACATAAAAGCGGTGACTGGTTATGGGTAACCAATCTCGCTCTCGATTACGGATTATCAAAGACTAAATCGCAGGGAATGAGGAAAAGTACCGATAATATAACCCTGTCTACCCAATTAGGATATTCCACCAATAATGTATGGTATTATACGTTGATGGGAGATTTAAACACCCAGTTTGCCAAAGGATATAATTATCCGGATAAGACACATTATATATCGAACTTCTTTGCGCCGGCGTATTCGAATATCTCCGTAGGTATGGAATATCGTCCCAAAAGCAATTACTCGGTTTATCTTTCTCCGGCTTCCACGAAGATGACTTTCGTGGAGGATGATTACCTTTCTGAGTTAGGAGCTTTCGGGGTCGATCCGGGAGATCGCTTCAGAATGGAATGGGGAGCTTACCTGAAAGCTCGTGCGGAATTAACCGTGATGGAAAACGTGAACTTGATTACGACTGCGGACTTTTTCACTCCTTATAGCGATCAATTCGGAAATATCGATGTCAATTGGGATGTATTGATAAGCATGAAGATTAATAAATTCCTGTCCGCTACACTCAATACGACGCTTAAATATGATAACGACGTGAAAACTTTTGAGGATAATGGAGAGAAACGGGGGGCGAAGGTCCAGTTCAAGGAAATATTAGGCATAGGTGTCGCCTATAATTTTTAA
- a CDS encoding transglycosylase SLT domain-containing protein: protein MYRKYVPFLLFLFFLYGCNGNKQEEKEDVSVFVDLPQLKAEGEITAVTLYSSTSYFQYKMQPMGYEYDLINDFAKSQGLKLNIKVAENPARLIEMLEAGEVDVVAYPIPINNKLKQEVIYCGREDISSQVLIQRANKGDKLLTDVTQLIDKNVYVKPNTKYSERLKNLDEELGGGIHIQKVENDSIATEDLIEMVSLGEIPYTISDDNTARLNKTYYWNINVDLKVSFPQRSSWVVRKSSPDLAKAIDEWASDKTGKHSFKAVTKRYFELSKQPFTADIPEVKNGHISPYDPLFKKHAKNIGWDWQLLASISYQESHFNPTVVSWAGAEGLMGIMPNTAKALGVTPHELKDPDTGIRTGVDCLRRFRQGFSEITDPEEKVKFTLAAYNAGIGHIYDAQRLARKYGKDPNKWDNNVAEYIRLKNDPEYYNDPVCKHGYLRGSETYNYVREVLERYHYYKKKS from the coding sequence ATGTATAGGAAATACGTCCCCTTTCTGCTCTTTTTGTTCTTCTTGTATGGTTGCAACGGTAACAAACAAGAGGAGAAAGAGGACGTTTCCGTTTTCGTGGATTTACCGCAACTGAAAGCGGAAGGCGAGATCACGGCGGTGACTTTATACAGTTCTACCTCCTACTTCCAATATAAGATGCAACCCATGGGTTACGAATACGATCTGATAAACGATTTTGCCAAGAGCCAAGGTTTGAAATTAAACATCAAGGTCGCCGAGAATCCTGCCCGTCTGATCGAGATGCTAGAAGCCGGCGAGGTCGATGTTGTAGCCTACCCTATCCCAATCAATAACAAGCTGAAACAAGAGGTCATTTATTGCGGCCGGGAGGATATCTCCAGTCAAGTATTGATACAACGGGCCAATAAAGGCGATAAGCTTCTTACCGATGTCACTCAATTAATCGATAAGAATGTTTACGTAAAGCCTAACACCAAATACTCCGAACGACTGAAGAACTTGGATGAGGAACTCGGCGGAGGAATCCATATCCAAAAAGTGGAAAATGACTCCATTGCTACCGAAGATCTTATCGAGATGGTCTCCTTGGGCGAAATTCCCTATACGATCAGCGATGATAACACCGCCCGCCTAAACAAGACTTATTATTGGAATATCAATGTCGACCTAAAGGTTAGTTTTCCCCAACGTTCTTCATGGGTGGTAAGGAAAAGTAGTCCGGACTTGGCGAAGGCGATCGATGAATGGGCTTCCGATAAAACGGGTAAACATTCTTTCAAGGCAGTTACTAAGCGGTACTTTGAATTAAGCAAGCAACCTTTTACCGCAGATATTCCGGAGGTAAAGAATGGACATATTTCCCCGTATGACCCTTTATTCAAGAAACATGCGAAAAACATCGGATGGGATTGGCAGCTGCTGGCGTCTATTTCCTATCAAGAGTCTCATTTCAATCCTACGGTTGTATCGTGGGCCGGTGCCGAGGGGCTTATGGGAATCATGCCAAATACGGCGAAGGCATTAGGTGTCACCCCGCATGAATTGAAAGATCCGGATACGGGAATCCGTACGGGAGTAGATTGTTTACGGCGCTTCCGTCAAGGTTTTTCTGAGATTACGGATCCTGAAGAAAAAGTCAAGTTTACCCTAGCGGCTTACAACGCTGGGATCGGACATATTTACGATGCGCAGCGATTGGCCCGAAAATATGGAAAAGATCCCAATAAATGGGATAATAATGTAGCGGAATATATTCGTTTGAAAAATGATCCCGAGTATTATAACGATCCTGTTTGCAAGCATGGATACTTGCGTGGCTCAGAAACATATAATTACGTGCGGGAAGTGTTGGAGCGTTATCATTACTACAAGAAAAAGTCATAG
- the rlmD gene encoding 23S rRNA (uracil(1939)-C(5))-methyltransferase RlmD, whose product MARKKKQLPILEKVTITDVAAEGKAIARVNDMVVFVPFVAPGDVVDIQLTRKKNSYAEGKPVYFHEYSAKRAEPFCEHFGVCGGCKWQHLPYEEQLYYKQKQVYDNLTRIGKVEMEEKLPILGSERTTFYRNKLEFTFSNKKWLTEEEIQSGASFDCMNGVGFHIPGMFDKVLDIHKCWLQDDISNKIRLCVKEYCLSHEGYPFFDLRNQEGFVRTLMIRTASTGDLMVVLVFFHEDVERREALLSHLAERFPEITSLMYVINGKCNDTITDQEVLVFKGKDHIIEEMEGLQFKVGPKSFYQTNSEQAYNLYKVAREFAGLTGNEMVYDLYTGTGTIANFVSRQAKKVIGIEYVPEAIEDAKVNSALNHIENTLFYAGDMKDILTQDFINQHGRPDVIITDPPRAGMHDDVINTILFAEPERIVYVSCNPATQARDLSLLSVKYSVKKVRPVDMFPHTHHVENVVLLEKK is encoded by the coding sequence TTGGCAAGAAAGAAGAAACAGTTGCCTATATTAGAAAAGGTAACCATTACGGACGTAGCCGCCGAGGGCAAGGCTATCGCGAGAGTGAACGATATGGTGGTATTTGTACCCTTCGTCGCTCCGGGAGACGTGGTTGATATTCAACTGACCCGTAAGAAGAATAGTTATGCGGAGGGGAAACCTGTATATTTCCATGAGTACTCGGCCAAACGTGCGGAGCCGTTTTGTGAGCACTTCGGTGTCTGTGGAGGTTGCAAGTGGCAACATCTTCCCTATGAGGAACAACTTTACTATAAGCAAAAACAGGTCTACGATAATCTTACCCGCATCGGGAAAGTCGAAATGGAAGAGAAACTTCCGATCTTAGGTTCCGAGCGCACGACTTTCTACCGGAACAAGCTTGAGTTTACTTTCTCAAACAAGAAATGGCTTACGGAGGAAGAGATCCAGTCCGGTGCTTCTTTCGATTGCATGAATGGTGTCGGGTTTCATATACCGGGGATGTTCGATAAGGTATTGGACATCCATAAATGTTGGTTGCAAGATGATATATCGAACAAGATCCGTCTTTGCGTCAAGGAATATTGCCTATCTCATGAGGGATATCCTTTCTTCGATTTACGGAACCAAGAGGGATTCGTTCGTACGTTGATGATCCGTACGGCATCCACTGGGGATTTGATGGTCGTATTGGTTTTCTTCCATGAGGATGTAGAGCGCAGGGAAGCGTTATTATCTCATCTGGCGGAACGATTCCCGGAAATCACGTCCTTGATGTACGTCATCAACGGCAAATGTAATGACACGATCACCGACCAAGAAGTTCTCGTATTCAAGGGAAAAGATCATATCATCGAGGAGATGGAGGGGCTTCAATTCAAGGTAGGTCCTAAGTCTTTCTATCAGACAAACAGTGAACAGGCTTATAATCTATATAAAGTGGCTAGAGAATTTGCGGGTCTTACCGGAAATGAGATGGTGTACGATTTATATACCGGGACAGGTACGATCGCAAATTTCGTCTCTCGCCAAGCAAAGAAGGTTATCGGCATCGAATACGTACCGGAGGCTATCGAGGACGCAAAAGTGAATTCCGCCTTGAACCATATAGAGAACACGCTTTTTTATGCCGGTGATATGAAAGATATCCTTACGCAGGATTTCATAAACCAACACGGACGTCCGGATGTTATTATTACCGATCCACCACGTGCCGGTATGCATGATGATGTGATCAACACTATTCTCTTCGCCGAGCCGGAACGTATCGTTTACGTTAGCTGCAATCCTGCTACGCAAGCCCGCGATTTGAGTTTGTTGAGCGTGAAATACTCCGTCAAGAAAGTCCGTCCGGTCGATATGTTTCCTCATACACATCATGTGGAGAACGTGGTTTTGCTTGAGAAAAAATAA